The following coding sequences are from one Hydra vulgaris chromosome 04, alternate assembly HydraT2T_AEP window:
- the LOC136079064 gene encoding uncharacterized protein LOC136079064 yields MEHALNQNEESLGITPSRRSPHGGISRKRKADTSNWKQNIRKMQRQSGKAYKNSKGKQVPERSIATLTSCRNCKFKCSTNITEIERQVIFDNFWTLDDDGKKHFYSKTTEKLEKKRCRTAAGENSRRKMSYYYSFFVSNTQYRVFKSYYLSTLNISSQRIFYFHKFNKCLTTGTPMQSKFGRHVKKSLPEDSKKVVRDHINLFPRIEAHYCRKKTFKEYMEGSINIGKLYDLFKIYCDENDYIPVKEHMYRYIFNHEFKMLILKLQLFVLILKMF; encoded by the exons ATGGAACATGCTCTAAATCAAAACGAAG agTCGCTTGGTATTACACCTTCTCGTAGGTCACCCCATGGTGGAATATCTAGAAAACGTAAAGCTGATACGAGTAATTGGAaacaaaatataagaaaaatgcAACGTCAGTCGggtaaagcttataaaaattcaaaaggtAAACAAGTGCCTGAAAGATCTATCGCAACGCTAACAAGTTGCAGAAATTGTAAGTTCAAATGCTCTACTAATATAACTGAAATCGAGCGTCAagttatatttgataacttttggaCCTTAGATGATGAcggtaaaaaacatttttattcaaaaactacCGAAAAACTAGAGAAAAAACGCTGTCGGACAGCTGCTGGTGAAAATTCGAGAAGAAAAATGTCTTATTATTATAGCTTCTTTGTTTCTAATACACAATATAGAGTTTTTAAATCCTACTATCTTTCAACATTGAATATTAGCAGTCAAAGAATATTTTACTttcacaaatttaataaatgcttaACTACTGGAACGCCAATGCAATCAAAATTTGGAAGACATGTAAAGAAAAGCTTACCGGAAGATTCTAAAAAAGTTGTACGAGACCATATAAATCTTTTCCCAAGAATTGAGGCCCATTATTGCAggaaaaagacatttaaagagTATATGGAAGGATCAATCAATATAGGTAAACTAtatgatctttttaaaatatattgtgatgAAAATGACTATATACCAGTAAAAGAACATATGTATCGTTATATCTTCAATCACGAGTTCAAAATGCTGATCCTAAAACTGCAGTTATTTGTATTgatcttgaaaatgttttaa